The nucleotide sequence CGGCTGCTTGTAGGGAGTGCCTTCCGGGGCCGATTTCCTGACCTTGGGTCATAACCCGGTGCGGTTCGTTGACCTTTCGCGCACTGTCGATGGTCGACGGCCGCACCGGACCAACGGCGGACGTATCGATGCCCATTCCCACGACCTGTCGCGCCAGAGCGGCACCGGCATGAACGATGCGTTGTCCCCCGGCAGCCTGCCGGACGCCGACGCCCTGGCCCGCAGGTCGGCAGTCGTTGCGGAAGAGCTTGGCCTGCTGATTGACGGCGCGACCGGCTATGCGATCTACATGCTGGACCGCGAAGGGCGCGTGACGATCTGGAACCGCGGGGCGCAGCGCATGAAGGGCTGGACCGAGGCTGAGATCATCGGCTGCAGCTTCGCAGCCTTCTACACGCCCGATGATGTCGCGGTGGGCAAGCCAGCCGACGATCTGGCACGCGCCGCCGCCCTGGGCCGCATCGAGGAGGACAGCTGGCGCCTCCGCAAGGACGGGTCGGAGTTCTTGGCAAACGTCACGATAACGGCGCTGCGTGACGAGGCCGGCGAGTTGCGGGGATTCGGAAAGGTCATTCGGGACATTACCGATCAGAAGGCGTCGGAAATGGCCGTCCTTCGCCGGGAACATCATCTGCGATCGATCCTGGCCACCGTTCCCGACGCCATGATCGTGATGGACGAACGCGGTATCGTGTCGTCGTTCAGCCCCACCGCAGAGCGCTTGTTCGGCTACGCCAAGGCTGATGTCGTCGGACACAATGTCGGCATGTTGATGCCGCCCGCCGATCGGCGCGATCATGACCAGCATCTTCGCACCTATCTGGAGACCGGGATACCGCACACCATCGGCAACGTCCGCGTCGCCACAGCGCAGCGCGCCAACGGAGAAACCTTTCCGATCGAACTCGCGGTCGGCGAGGCGTCGATCGGGGGTGAGCGGATCTTCACCGGGTTCATTCGCGATCTGACGAAACGCGAGGAAACCGCCCGCCGGATGAAAGAGCTTCAGTCCGAACTCATCCATGTCTCCCGCGTCAGTGCGATGGGAACCATCGCCTCGACGCTCGCACATGAAATCAACCAGCCGCTGACCGCGATCTCCGCCTATCTCGAAACGACGCGTGCCATGATCGGAGATACCGACAACACTCTGCTTAACGAAGTGGCCGAGGCACTGGAACTTGCCGCGGCCCAATCGCTTCGTGCCGGCACGATCGTTCGTCGGCTCCGCGCCTTCGTCGACGGGGGCGACACGGGGTTCAAGACCGAACGGCTCGATGAGCTTGTCGAGGAGGCCACCAGCCTCGCACTACTCGGCGCGCACGAGGCTGGCGTCGACGTGACGATGACGATCGCCGCGGGCCTCGACACCGTGCTGGTCGATCGCGTCCAGATCCAGCAGGTGCTGGTCAACCTGATTCGCAATGCGATCCAGTCGATGGCGTCGACGCCGTGCAAGCACCTCACCATCGCGACCGCCGCCGATCGCGACGGCTAGGTGCGCGTAACGGTGGAAGATACCGGGACGGGCATTGCCGCCGACATCCAGGACCGATTGTTCGATGCCTTCGCCACGACAAAGGAAGACGGCATGGGACTTGGTCTTTCGATCTGCCGGACGATCGTCGAAGCGCATGGCGACCGGATCTGGGCAGAGGCGGGCGCCAAGTCCGGCACCGCCTTCCATTTCTGCGTTCCCCTGGCAGGAGCCGACATTGGCTGATCCCGCACACACGGTCCATATCGTCGATGACGACGAGGCGATCCGACAGTCGGTCGGTTTCATGCTGCGCAAGGCCGATTACGGCGTCGAAACCTATGCGTCCGGCGTGCAGTTCCTGAAGGCGGCAACGCGCGAAATGCGCGGCTGCGTGCTGCTCGACGTCCGCATGCCCGAAATCGACGGGCTTGAGGTGCAGGCGCGGCTGGCCGAACACGGCATCATGCTCCCGATCATCATCCTGACCGGGCACGGCGACGTAGCCCTCGCAGTGCGCGCGGTAAAGGCAGGTGCGATCGAGTTCCTGGAAAAGCCGTTCGAGCGCACGGCGTTGCTGGCGGCGATCGACGAAGCGTTGCGCCAGTCCGGCCGCAACGACCGCTCACAGCTCGCCGCCGCAGAAGCGACCGTCCGGCTGGCGGCGCTGACGGCACGCGAGCGCGACGTGCTGGACGGCATGGTGCTGGGGCGGCCCAATAAGCTGATTGCCTTCGATCTTGGCATTGCCACCCGAACGGTGGAAGTTCACCGCGCGAACCTGATGGAGAAGCTGTCGGCGCACAGCCTGTCCGATGTCCTGCGTATCGCGTTCGCCGCCGGGCTGGGCGAGGACGCGCAATCCGGCTGATCGCCGAACGCCGCCCTCGCCTTCTACGTACAGACGCGGCCCGGTCAGCGTGCGATCCTTGGACAAACCCAAGGATATTCGCATGCACATTGCCACCACCGAACATCCGTTGTCGGAAACGATCGGCGTTTCCCTCGTCGACGGCGACGCCGCAGTCCGTCATGCGCGGCAGCTGATGCTGCGGTCGCAGGACTATGACGTACGATCCTATGCAACATGCGCCGCGTTGCTCGCTGATCCCCGCTCCCGCGATTATCCGTGCATCATTCTCGACCTGGAGATGGAAGATATCGACGGCCCCGCGCTGCTTCGCGAAATGCGGGCAAGCGGCTGGCGCGGCAAAGCGCTGCTGCTCGACGGCCTCGCGCCCGGTAGCCCGATGCTCCGTGAGGCCGAACGCCACGGGGATATCGTGCTTGCGCGAAACATCAGCGACGGTGCGCTACTGACGGCGATCGCGGGGTCGATCGACCGAGGTTGGGCCGGCTGGAATTGCTAGAAGCTGAGCGCTGCGGCGTCGCCCGCCACCTATGCCGCGGGCGGTGCCAACCGCAGCGATCGTTCGACCATCGCATCGATCAGATTGGCGGCTTCGATCGTCAGCGGATGCGGAACCGTGCCGTGCTGCGGGCGGATGATTTGGGCGACGTCGGTCACCAGCGCGCGCTGATCCGCCGTCGCATGGGCAAGCAGCGCCAGCACGATGTTCTCCAGCGCGATCACGCGAACACGCAGATGGACCAATTCTGCCGTCGACAACGCGTGGCTGGCCAGGGGGGCCGATGCGGCGACATGGTGCGACAATGCCCCGCCCTCGTTATCCCATCGCGACAAGGCCTGCTCGCGAAGGTCGGACCTCTCGTGCAAATTCGCAGCCGATACCGTCATGTCTGTTCGTCCTTGCTCGATTGATCGCGTTCGGTCAGGACTTTTGCCATGACGGCGTCGATCAATGCTTTGTGAATTCCAGAAAGTCTTCCCTCCGCAGCGTCTTCTGCATATGTCACGCAAGTGCAAAAGGTTCTATCCACCGCCTCACCCACCAATACCGAAAGGTTATCACTACGATAATTGTTGAGATGAAGAGCTAAATCGACAGCGCGCTGCATACGCGCGGTGTTTATAGCATCTGGGTATTCCAATTTCCTATACCTTCGATGAAGCGGTCGGCGGCGGCACCATGGTGGAAAGCGGCTGCAGCAATGTCATCCGGTGCACGACCGAAAAGAAGAACGCGGTCGACCAGCCGAGCAGGATCACGCCGTTCACACCCTCGATCGCGCCCAGCAGACGATATCCGACAGGCAGGATCACATCGCCATAGCCGATGGTCGCGTAGGTCGTTGTCGAGAAATACAGCGCCCGTTCAAATGACGCGATGATGTCCATCGACCAGTAAAGCAGCGCATAGCCCCATATTTCGATGCCGTGCAGCGCGAACAGGCCCAATGCCGCACCAACCATAACGGCCCCGTTTTCGAGGAACGTCACGATTCGCTCGCTTGCGTTTCTGCGCTTTCGGATCAGCGACAGCAGCGCGGTCAGTCCGGCAAAATGGGTAATGACGGTGATACCCACCATCACCGATGCCACCATCAGTTGCGTGATGAACGAGGCGCTCATCCGCGACGACGGGACACCGCAGATGCAATCACCGCAATTTCGCCGGCGCGGCGGTAGCCCGAGCGAGCGTCGCCAGGCGATGCCGGTAAAGCGCGGCCATCGCCTCGTGCGACAAGCGCGCGCAGCTTTCCGAAGAAGCCGCCGCCAGTGCGGTCGATCGAACGATCCGGCCTCTACAATATTCCGACTCTGCGATGTTCGTGTCCATGTCCGCCGCTCGCCCAAACAGGTTTCACGCCACCAGCGCGGCGCATCGGATAGTTCCTGCGTATTCCTAACCCCGCAAGTGGGTCAGCACTACAAACGGGAACTACTTAGGACGGCATCCAATGTCGTCGGCACCTCATTCCATGGCCGCCAGCAGCCGGTCGATCGGCACCGTCGCAAATGTCGTGAAGCTGTCCGCGATCGCATAGGGCAGCAGTAACGTGCGACTGCGAACCATGCCGCCGCAACTGTACAGCACGTTCGGCACATAGCCGTCATGATTATCCGGGTCGGGGCTGATCAGCGGCTCGGCCAGCCGCGCCAGCAATTTTGACGGATCGTCCCGATCGAGCAGGCACGCGCCGATGCAATAGTTCCG is from Sphingomonas sp. IW22 and encodes:
- a CDS encoding response regulator transcription factor — translated: MADPAHTVHIVDDDEAIRQSVGFMLRKADYGVETYASGVQFLKAATREMRGCVLLDVRMPEIDGLEVQARLAEHGIMLPIIILTGHGDVALAVRAVKAGAIEFLEKPFERTALLAAIDEALRQSGRNDRSQLAAAEATVRLAALTARERDVLDGMVLGRPNKLIAFDLGIATRTVEVHRANLMEKLSAHSLSDVLRIAFAAGLGEDAQSG
- a CDS encoding PAS domain S-box protein, coding for MGHNPVRFVDLSRTVDGRRPHRTNGGRIDAHSHDLSRQSGTGMNDALSPGSLPDADALARRSAVVAEELGLLIDGATGYAIYMLDREGRVTIWNRGAQRMKGWTEAEIIGCSFAAFYTPDDVAVGKPADDLARAAALGRIEEDSWRLRKDGSEFLANVTITALRDEAGELRGFGKVIRDITDQKASEMAVLRREHHLRSILATVPDAMIVMDERGIVSSFSPTAERLFGYAKADVVGHNVGMLMPPADRRDHDQHLRTYLETGIPHTIGNVRVATAQRANGETFPIELAVGEASIGGERIFTGFIRDLTKREETARRMKELQSELIHVSRVSAMGTIASTLAHEINQPLTAISAYLETTRAMIGDTDNTLLNEVAEALELAAAQSLRAGTIVRRLRAFVDGGDTGFKTERLDELVEEATSLALLGAHEAGVDVTMTIAAGLDTVLVDRVQIQQVLVNLIRNAIQSMASTPCKHLTIATAADRDG
- a CDS encoding ATP-binding protein; protein product: MRVTVEDTGTGIAADIQDRLFDAFATTKEDGMGLGLSICRTIVEAHGDRIWAEAGAKSGTAFHFCVPLAGADIG
- a CDS encoding ion channel; translation: MSASFITQLMVASVMVGITVITHFAGLTALLSLIRKRRNASERIVTFLENGAVMVGAALGLFALHGIEIWGYALLYWSMDIIASFERALYFSTTTYATIGYGDVILPVGYRLLGAIEGVNGVILLGWSTAFFFSVVHRMTLLQPLSTMVPPPTASSKV
- a CDS encoding response regulator yields the protein MHIATTEHPLSETIGVSLVDGDAAVRHARQLMLRSQDYDVRSYATCAALLADPRSRDYPCIILDLEMEDIDGPALLREMRASGWRGKALLLDGLAPGSPMLREAERHGDIVLARNISDGALLTAIAGSIDRGWAGWNC